Sequence from the Curtobacterium sp. MCLR17_007 genome:
GTGGCTTCAACGCCCTGCAGCTCGCAGCCCGGGCCCCCGAGGCGCTCAAGGCGATCGTCACCGTGTGCTCGACCGACGACCGCTACGACAACGACGTGCACTACACGGGCGGCGCGGTGCTCGGCATCGACATGGCGGCCTGGGGCGCGACCATGTTCGCGTTCAACTCCCGTCCGCCCAGGCCGGAGGTCGTCGGCAGCGACTGGGTCGACCGCTGGCGGGAGCGCCTCGACGCGAACCGGCCGATGACGCCGGTCTGGCTGTCGCACCAGACGCGCGACGACTACTGGCGCCACGGCAGCGCGACCGAGGACGTCGGGGACGTCCGCGCGGCGGTGCTCGCCGTGGGTGGGTGGGCCGACCCCTACCGCGACGCGGTGCTCCGGCTGGTCCGCGACGTCGACGCCCCGGTGCGCGGCATCATCGGGCCGTGGTCGCACCAGTACCCGGACCGCGGTCTGGCTCCGGGACCCGCGATCGGCTTCCTGCAGGAGACGCTGCGCTGGTGGGACCGATGGCTGCGCGGCGTCGACACCGGTGTCGAGCGGGAGCCGGCGCTGCGGGCGTGGATCAACGACCCGGAGCCGCCCGCGTCGTACTACGCCGAACGCACCGGCCGGTGGGTCGGCGCGACGACCTGGCCGTCGGCCTCGACCGAGCCGCGGACGCTGTCCCTCGACACCCTGCGTGGTGGCCGTGACGGCAGCGTCGTCGTCGACTCTCCGCAGGAGACCGGTGCCGACGCCGGTCGGTTCTTCCCCTTCGGCAACGCGACGGACCTGCCGCCGGACCAGCGCGCCGAGGACGGTCGGTCGGTGTGCTTCGACCTGCCCGTCGACACCGCCTTCGACCTGCTCGGCAACGTCGAGGTCGCGGTGGCCGTCACGAGCGACCAGCCGCGCGCGACGGTCACGGTCCGGCTGTGCGACGTCGCGCCCGACGGCAGCTCGACGCTCGTCACGCGCGGGGTCCTGAATGCCGCCCGACGGAACGGCATGGACCGGGACGACCCGCTGGAGCCCGGGGTCCCCGCGGTGCTGCCCGCCCGGCTCGTCTCGACCGGGCACCGCTTCGTCGCGGGACACCGCCTGCGCATCGCGCTGTCGACCGCGTACTGGCCGTGGGTGTGGCCGCACGGCACCACGGCGCGCCTGGTCGTCGACCCCGCGGCGAGCACCCTCACGCTGCCGGTCTGGACGGGAGGCGCCGACGACGGGATCGTGTTCGAGGAAGCGGAACGCTCCACGCCGCTCGCGATCACCCGGGTGGCCCCGACCGACCCGCTGCCGCAGCGCACGGTGACGCACGATGTCGAGACGGGGGAGTGGACGCTCGACGTCGACCCTGGATACGGCGGCGGTCGGGTCTACCCTGACGGGCTCGAGTTCACCGAGGACGCCCGCGAGACCTACCGCATCCGCTCGGGCGACCCGTCGTCCGCGCGGGCCGACTCCCGGTGGCGGATCGGCCTGGCCCACGACGCGTGGGCAGCTCGGCTCGAGACGTCGTCGTCGGTCACCGCGAGCGTCGACGCCTTCCACGTCGTGAACACCGTGCGCGCCTGGGCCCGCGACGGCGTCGACGCCCCGGAGGAACCGGTGGCGGAGCACACCTTCCACGACGACGTGCCGCGGACCTCGGCGTGAGCGGGGCAGCGGCACCCGACGAGCGTCCGGTACCCCCTCGGGCCCGGCAGCGGCCGGCGGTGCGGCGCGCGATGATCGTCCGAGCCGCACGTTCGGTGATCGTGCGCAACGGCCTCGGGGCGACCGGGCTGCGCGACATCGCGGCCGAGGCCGGGGTGTCCGTCGGAACGGTCACGTACCACTTCGCCAGCGTCGCCGAGATCCTCAACGAGGTCGTCGTGCTCGAGACCGAGCGGTTCTACGGAGCGATCGTCGCGGCCGTCGACGCCGAGCCCGACCCGGTGCAGGCCCTGCGGATGCTCGTCGCGCCGCTGTTCGACGACAGCGAGCAGGTCCGGCAGCACTGGCGGATCTGGTCCGACTACTGGACCGCCGTCGCACGTCGTCCCGAGGTCGCCGAGGAGTACGCCGAGCGCATCCGGGTCTGGGAGGCATGTCTGGTCCGGGTCGTCCGTCGTGGGGTCGACGACGGCACGTTCGACCGCGGTCCGGGCGGCATCGACCCGGCCACCGTGGCGCTGAAGACCGCGGCGTACAGCGACGGCGTCGCGACCCAGATCGCCCAGAACGCACCGGGGCTGTCGAACGCGGTCGCGCTGACGTGGATGTGGGAGTTCCTGGCCCTCCAACTCGGGCTTGTCCCGGGGACCCTGCGGTCCTAGCGTTGGACGCATGCCGATGACGGACGGACAGCCGAGCGAGCGGGTGATGATCGCCGGCGCCGTCGAGGACCTGGCGGAGATCCACCGCCGGCTGGTCGTCCTGTCCGAAGGCGCCTACGGGCAGGTGTTCGTCGAGGTCGCCCTCGCCGAACAGGTCCGCATCCTGCCGGCCCCACCACGGGTCACCGTCACCTGGCTGGTCCGCACCGAGCGGCCGTCGGTCGTCCCGCCGCTCTGCTTCGCCGACCACGGTGAGGCCCTCGCCACCGCGGTCGTGGCCTGGGCGTCCGAGTGGTGCCGACCCGACAGTGAGCCCCGCACGAGCGTGTGGATCGGCTGCTCGGACAGCGTCTGGATCGAGCAGGCCCGCGCCGCGGTGCAGCTCGAGCTCTCCGACGCCGGCCAGCAGGTCCAGGTCGAGTTCGGCGAGTAGCCGCCCGTTCACGAACACGACGTCGTCGGTTCACCTGGCTGTACCGCTGCACAGACATCCTCGGATGGCACCCGAACGGGGCGCACGACGAGGGGAACCGACATGGAACAGCACCACTCGAAGCGGCGTCGCACCGCGCTGACGCTGGGCGCCGTGCTCATCGCCGGCGCGATCGCGCTGCCCGGCACCGCCGAGGCCGTCGGCCAGCTGGCACTCAACCAGCA
This genomic interval carries:
- a CDS encoding CocE/NonD family hydrolase — encoded protein: MSTTLTGIGAPDGLPAGVTVRDTWIPMPDGARLHTRIWAPAPASQDAPVPVLLEYLPYRLDDWTAPRDSERHPWYAAHGYASVRVDIRGTGSSDGLFDDEYSEQELRDGEAVIAWLAAQPWSTGAVGMFGISWGGFNALQLAARAPEALKAIVTVCSTDDRYDNDVHYTGGAVLGIDMAAWGATMFAFNSRPPRPEVVGSDWVDRWRERLDANRPMTPVWLSHQTRDDYWRHGSATEDVGDVRAAVLAVGGWADPYRDAVLRLVRDVDAPVRGIIGPWSHQYPDRGLAPGPAIGFLQETLRWWDRWLRGVDTGVEREPALRAWINDPEPPASYYAERTGRWVGATTWPSASTEPRTLSLDTLRGGRDGSVVVDSPQETGADAGRFFPFGNATDLPPDQRAEDGRSVCFDLPVDTAFDLLGNVEVAVAVTSDQPRATVTVRLCDVAPDGSSTLVTRGVLNAARRNGMDRDDPLEPGVPAVLPARLVSTGHRFVAGHRLRIALSTAYWPWVWPHGTTARLVVDPAASTLTLPVWTGGADDGIVFEEAERSTPLAITRVAPTDPLPQRTVTHDVETGEWTLDVDPGYGGGRVYPDGLEFTEDARETYRIRSGDPSSARADSRWRIGLAHDAWAARLETSSSVTASVDAFHVVNTVRAWARDGVDAPEEPVAEHTFHDDVPRTSA
- a CDS encoding TetR family transcriptional regulator C-terminal domain-containing protein; amino-acid sequence: MIVRAARSVIVRNGLGATGLRDIAAEAGVSVGTVTYHFASVAEILNEVVVLETERFYGAIVAAVDAEPDPVQALRMLVAPLFDDSEQVRQHWRIWSDYWTAVARRPEVAEEYAERIRVWEACLVRVVRRGVDDGTFDRGPGGIDPATVALKTAAYSDGVATQIAQNAPGLSNAVALTWMWEFLALQLGLVPGTLRS
- a CDS encoding SIP domain-containing protein, whose translation is MPMTDGQPSERVMIAGAVEDLAEIHRRLVVLSEGAYGQVFVEVALAEQVRILPAPPRVTVTWLVRTERPSVVPPLCFADHGEALATAVVAWASEWCRPDSEPRTSVWIGCSDSVWIEQARAAVQLELSDAGQQVQVEFGE